A genomic segment from Nocardia cyriacigeorgica GUH-2 encodes:
- a CDS encoding LysR family transcriptional regulator, whose product MGRVSAARMETFLVVSRTGSIRRAATELHVTEAAVSAAVAHIEKQLGAKLIAKSGRGITLTEAGRVYADYCRGILGLMQEAHAAVRRAESGRLRIGVVATAGEYVLLRPLAGFRRRYPEIELSLSIHPRDVLFLELQHHETDLVIAGRPPRDTGLVTRARRPSRLVVVGPTGRACDPMRSTWLLRGRGSGTREATLSLLAQLQIDPPTLTLGSHGAVLAAAREGLGVTLIHGDAVGEHLDSGALRVLPVDGTPLDRPWHAITTRNPSPTTRLFLAHLLDPGRVGADAFRPT is encoded by the coding sequence ATGGGGAGAGTAAGTGCGGCAAGGATGGAAACCTTCCTCGTCGTCTCCCGCACCGGCAGCATCCGCCGCGCCGCGACCGAGCTGCACGTCACCGAGGCGGCCGTCTCCGCTGCCGTCGCCCATATCGAGAAACAATTGGGCGCCAAACTCATCGCGAAATCCGGCCGCGGCATCACTCTCACCGAGGCGGGTCGGGTCTATGCCGACTACTGCCGTGGCATCCTTGGACTGATGCAGGAGGCCCACGCCGCGGTGCGCCGCGCCGAATCCGGGCGCCTGCGCATCGGCGTGGTCGCCACCGCCGGCGAGTACGTGCTGCTGCGGCCGCTGGCCGGATTCCGCCGCCGCTACCCGGAAATCGAACTCAGCCTGTCGATCCATCCGCGCGATGTGCTGTTCCTCGAATTGCAGCACCACGAAACCGATCTCGTCATCGCCGGTCGACCACCGCGCGACACCGGTCTGGTCACCCGCGCACGGCGGCCGAGCCGGCTCGTCGTCGTCGGCCCCACCGGACGCGCCTGCGACCCGATGCGCTCGACCTGGCTGCTACGCGGGCGCGGATCGGGCACCAGGGAAGCCACCCTGAGCCTGCTGGCCCAGTTGCAGATCGACCCGCCCACCCTCACCCTCGGCTCGCACGGGGCCGTCCTCGCCGCCGCGCGCGAGGGGCTCGGCGTCACCCTCATCCACGGCGACGCCGTGGGCGAGCACCTCGACTCCGGCGCCCTGCGCGTGCTGCCGGTCGACGGCACCCCGCTGGACCGGCCCTGGCATGCCATCACCACCCGCAACCCCAGCCCCACCACCCGGTTGTTCCTCGCGCACCTGCTCGATCCCGGCCGGGTGGGCGCCGACGCCTTCCGCCCGACCTGA